A single Limanda limanda chromosome 19, fLimLim1.1, whole genome shotgun sequence DNA region contains:
- the zbtb22a gene encoding zinc finger and BTB domain-containing protein 22, translating to MDPTCSAAAPPAALTVQVCFPGARAAVLDNLNRQREEGRLCDLSIQVQGHVFRAHRCVLAASSPYFHDQVLLKNVTTVSLPSVMDPVAFESVLSSAYTGQLSIVHEDIVNYVTVASFLQMWHIVDKCTEILKRPRVSVDVSSGEAAAAHQGPASRQQSPSSTDCLSLEREGRRRERKPDALPPLATWRRPQQFPRWGRPRPSSAQHLADTQPDSFPGYTESDYTSCEEAWVPSHAKTSHFAHDGPGHSSRHHGGFASGDTLKQKVRFQQRGAATSADRLLDRNRGSGDGDQNQERRKNEKREIEADEGIGDDAAEKESFAQMGHCADLHQASNANAEAAQASAKTSADVMKEKLQSDHSSNLPGVHAYQPGDRDLGPSCSVSARQQWQSGPWSHQEHRPQEGEAGSGSKEEEEDEEDEDDVDFECFPAGTFSRDTYDEIEDGTGQVSQRPLVPASPDFTAAASEGNWPSTSAGQSGSLTSTSTRHLSPSSAAFPPPSSPPVPSSSSSVSLAGAPYTGKVHFCHCGKAYTLKSMRDRHVKMQHLNLRPFGCPVCTKSFKMKHHLTKHLKTHGGLRPYECGLCGKKVIWRDSFLRHQARCERLASSSSANGSNNASTTAADMDDGYGYGFDEGEAFLVSGGQVKVEEVDFHGGMEGGGMGGLLGGVPGIVDELRTQSHNLNTGHVFKQEASEGFGGN from the exons ATGGATCCGACCTGCAGCGCCGCGGCGCCTCCAGCTGCTCTGACGGTGCAGGTGTGTTTCCCCGGCGCTCGCGCTGCCGTGTTGGACAATCTGAACCGTCAGCGGGAGGAGGGCCGGCTGTGTGACCTCTCCATCCAGGTGCAAGGTCACGTGTTCCGGGCGCACCGCTGCGTGCTCGCGGCGTCCTCGCCATACTTCCACGACCAG GTGTTGCTGAAGAACGTCACCACAGTGTCTCTGCCGTCGGTCATGGACCCGGTCGCTTTCGAGAGCGTGCTGAGTTCCGCCTACACCGGCCAGCTGAGCATCGTGCACGAGGACATCGTGAACTACGTCACCGTGGCCAGTTTCCTCCAGATGTGGCACATTGTGGACAAGTGCACTGAGATCCTGAAGCGGCCCCGGGTGTCGGTGGACGTTTCCTCTGGAGAGGCCGCGGCAGCTCACCAGGGCCCGGCGTCCCGACAGCAATCCCCCAGCAGCACCGACTGCTTGAGtctggagagggagggaaggaggagggagaggaagccgGACGCTCTGCCCCCCCTGGCGACCTGGAGACGGCCGCAGCAGTTTCCCCGATGGGGGCGTCCGCGGCCCTCGTCAGCTCAGCACTTAGCCGACACTCAACCCGACTCGTTCCCCGGCTACACGGAGAGTGATTACACCAGCTGCGAGGAGGCATGGGTACCGAGCCACGCCAAAACCAGCCACTTTGCACACGACGGACCCGGGCACAGCAGCCGGCATCACGGGGGGTTCGCCAGCGGTGACACGTTAAAGCAGAAAGTCAGGTTTCAACAGCGGGGGGCAGCGACGAGTGCCGATCGGCTGCTCGACAGGAACCGAGGAAGTGGGGACGGTGATCAGAAccaagagaggagaaagaacgAGAAGAGAGAGATCGAGGCGGACGAAGGAATCGGAGACGATGCCGCAGAGAAAGAGAGCTTTGCACAAATGGGACATTGTG CAGATCTGCACCAAGCTTCAAATGCGAATGCAGAAGCCGCACAAGCCTCAGCAAAGACCAGTGCGGACGTGATGAAGGAGAAATTGCAGAGTGATCACTCCTCCAACCTGCCCGGTGTTCACGCCTACCAACCAGGGGACAGAGATCTGGGCCCGTCCTGCTCGGTCTCGGCCCGGCAGCAGTGGCAGTCGGGTCCCTGGTCTCATCAGGAGCACCGGCCTCAGGAAGGAGAGGCCGGCAGCGgcagcaaagaggaggaggaggacgaggaggacgaggacgatgTGGATTTTGAGTGTTTCCCAGCAGGGACCTTCAGCAGAGACACGTATGATGAGATAGAGGACGGCACAGGACAGGTTTCCCAGAGGCCTCTGGTGCCTGCGTCTCCAGACTTCACCGCGGCAGCCTCCGAGGGGAACTGGCCGTCCACCAGCGCGGGACAGAGTGGCTCActgacctccacctccactcgCCACCTGTCCCCGTCCTCTGCTGCTttccctccgccctcctcccccccagtcccctcttcgtcctcctcggtCTCCCTCGCCGGCGCCCCCTACACGGGGAAAGTCCACTTCTGCCACTGTGGCAAGGCCTACACCCTGAAGAGCATGCGTGACCGGCACGTGAAGATGCAGCACCTCAACCTCCGGCCCTTCGGCTGCCCTGTTTGCACAAAGTCCTTCAAGATGAAGCACCACCTGACCAAGCACCTGAAGACCCACGGAGGGCTGCGGCCCTACGAGTGCGGCCTGTGTGGGAAGAAGGTCATCTGGAGGGACAGCTTCCTCCGGCACCAGGCCCGGTGCGAACGACTCGCCTCCAGCTCCTCGGCCAACGGCAGCAACAACGCAAGCACGACTGCGGCGGATATGGACGACGGCTACGGTTACGGATTTGACGAGGGCGAAGCTTTTCTCGTGAGCGGAGgacaggtgaaggtggaggaggtggatttCCACGGGGGGATGGAGGGCGGAGGGATGGGGGGGCTGCTGGGCGGCGTGCCTGGGATCGTGGACGAGCTCAGAACTCAGTCACACAATCTGAACACGGGTCACGTTTTTAAACAGGAGGCGAGTGAGGGCTTTGGCGGAAACTAA
- the mbpa gene encoding myelin basic protein: MATASSSGQSAFGLGRKKKNPGVMDQISKFFAGDKKKRSKGSFRGHLASSPQQSSAKRRTNENAVVHFFRSIVSSPRPKSRWRDVLGLASSPRPEGAKSPVRRRRDQSTLSRIFNLGETKSRPPPKRWSTIF, encoded by the exons ATGGCTACAGCGAGCAGCTCCGGGCAGAGCGCATTCGGGCtcgggaggaagaagaagaacccaGGAGTCATGGATCAGATTAGCAAATTCTTTGCGGGAGAcaaaaagaagaggagcaag gggtcgtTCCGGGGTCACCTGGCCTCCTCGCCCCAGCAATCCTCCGCTAAACGCCGGACCAATGAAAACGCTGTGGTGCATTTCTTCAGGAGCATT GTTTCCTCTCCTCGTCCTAAATCCAGG TGGAGAGATGTCTTGGGCTTG GCCTCGTCGCCGCGTCCCGAAGGCGCAAAGTCGCCGGTCAGGAGACGCAGAGACCAAAGCACACTGTCCCGAATCTTCAACCTG gGAGAAACCAAGTCCCGTCCACCCCCCAAACGCTGGAGCACCATCTTCTGA
- the galr1a gene encoding galanin receptor type 1 codes for MELQVENQSHVPEETSTVLPPASLVLGMGVDNFISLLVFGLIFILGALGNATVITVLARSKPGQPRSTTNIFILNLSVADLSYLLFCVPFQSTIYMLPTWVLGAFICKFIHYFFTVSMLVSIFTLSAMSVDRYVAIVHARKSSIRVARHAMLGVMLIWILSLVMAAPVAHYQSIVEREDNTTFCWEVWPDHQRKVYVMCTFVFGYLLPLALISVCYAKVLKYLHKKLTKVSKKSELAKKKTAQTVLVVVVVFCLSWLPHHIVHMWVEFGSFPLNQASFVFRMVAHCLAYSNSSVNPVIYAFLSENFRNSYRQVFRCRAPSECPLNDTRDPRSRLEPVLSTNVSLAYKGHDSQIGKML; via the exons ATGGAGCTTCAGGTGGAGAACCAGAGTCATGTGCCCGAGGAAACCAGCACCGTGTTGCCCCCTGCTTCTCTCGTCCTGGGGATGGGGGTCGACAACTTCATCTCCCTGCTGGTCTTTGGACTGATCTTCATCCTGGGTGCACTCGGGAACGCCACGGTCATCACGGTGCTGGCTCGAAGCAAACCGGGTCAACCCAGGAGCACGACCAACATCTTCATCCTGAACCTCAGCGTGGCGGACCTGTCCTACCTGCTCTTCTGCGTCCCCTTCCAGTCCACCATCTACATGCTGCCCACCTGGGTGCTGGGCGCCTTCATCTGCAAGTTCATCCACTACTTCTTCACCGTGTCCATGCTGGTGAGCATCTTCACGCTGTCCGCCATGTCCGTGGACCGCTACGTGGCCATCGTGCACGCCAGGAAGTCCTCGATCCGGGTGGCTCGGCACGCCATGCTCGGGGTGATGCTGATCTGGATCCTGTCCCTGGTGATGGCGGCTCCGGTGGCGCACTACCAGAGCATCGTGGAGCGGGAGGACAACACCACGTTCTGCTGGGAGGTCTGGCCCGACCACCAGAGGAAGGTCTACGTGATGTGCACCTTCGTGTTCGGATACCTGCTGCCTCTCGCCCTCATATCTGTCTGCTATGCCAAG GTTTTGAAATATCTGCACAAAAAGCTGACAAAAGTCTCCAAGAAATCCGAGCTCGCCAAAAAGAAG ACGGCACAGACAgtcctggtggtggtggtggtcttctgtctgtcctggctGCCCCACCACATCGTGCACATGTGGGTGGAGTTCGGCTCCTTCCCCCTGAACCAGGCGTCCTTCGTGTTCAGGATGGTGGCCCACTGCCTGGCCTACAGCAACTCCTCCGTCAACCCCGTCATCTACGCCTTCCTGTCGGAGAACTTCAGGAACTCTTACAGGCAGGTGTTCCGGTGCCGGGCGCCCAGCGAGTGTCCCCTGAACGACACCAGGGACCCCCGCAGCCGGTTGGAGCCGGTGCTGTCCACCAACGTCAGCCTGGCTTACAAAGGTCACGACTCTCAGATCGGTAAAATGCTTTGA